The nucleotide sequence CGTCGCCAACGTGACGGCGAGCCGCATCTCGGCGGAAAAGCTCCGGAGGATCCGCGTCTTCCAGTCGCGCACCTACGTCGCCTGCGACACCGGAGAGAAGAAAGTCGAGCGGTACCGGCTCGTCATCGGCTCCGACCGGAAGCCGGCGATCCAGCACGACGCGCTCCCTGTGGAAGACGGCGAGCCGCTCGGTCTCGAGCTGCAGGCGTTCGTCGAGGCGGTCAAGACGCGCCGGAGTCCGCCGGTCGACGGTCTCGCGGGCCGGCGCGCGCTCGAGCTCGCGCTCAAGGTGGGGGAGGCGATCGCCGCCGCGGGCGTCGTTTGAGCCTGCGGGAGTTCCTCGAGGGTGAGATCCGCGCGGGCGCGATGCCGGCCGCCGCGTGGTGGGTCGGGGACGGAACGCGGACGATCGATGAGGGCGCAGCCGGACACGCCGTGCTGACGCCGCACGAAGAGAAGGCCGGCAGCGACACCGCGTTCGATCTCGCCTCGCTCACGAAGCCGATCGCCACGGCCCTCGTCGCACTCTTGGAGGGTCTCGAACTCGAGGCCACGCTCGGCGCGTGCTTCCCGGAGCTCGCGCGGGGGCCGTTCGCGGATCGGACGCTCCGGGAGACGGGCACGCATCGCGCGAGGCTTCCGGCGTGGCTCCCGCTCTATGCGTGGGGATCGACGCGGGAGGCTTACGTTGCCGCGATCGCAAGCGCGAAGGCGGGACCCGCGGGCGAGACCGTCTACTCGGATCTCGGCTACCTCCTCCTCGGCTTCGCGCTCGCGTCGTCGTCGGGCCGGCCGCTCGATCGTCTCTTCGACGAGAGGATCGCGAAGCCTCTCGCGCTGGAACGGACCGGCTTCCCGGGAACCGGCTCACGGTTCGCGCGCGCCGCGGCGACCGAGCGCGGGAATGCGTACGAACGGAGGCTCGCCGGGGATCTGGCGGCCGGCTGCGAATTCCGGTCGGCGCTCATCCGGGGTCACGTTCACGACGGGAACGCTTGGGCGCTCGGCGGCGTTGCCGGGCACGCCGGGCTCTTCGGCACGGCGAAGGAGGTCGGATCGATCACGCGGGCGCTCCTCGACCCGCGGCCGCTCGGCGTCGGAGCGGAGCTCCTCACCCCGCTGTGGGCCGCGGACACGGCACCGGGCGCCCGTACCTTCGGCTTCCACCGGGCCGCCGATACCGAGTCGGTCCGCGGCGTGCTCCCCGACGACGCAGTCGGCCACTTCGGGTTCACCGGGACGTCCCTGTGGATCGACCGGTCCCGCCCGAGGATCTACGTGCTGCTCACGAACCGCGTCCACCCGGACGTGCCGGGGGTGGACTTCACACGCACGCGCCGGGGATTCCACGAGCGCGCCGCCGCCCTGTGACCGGCGCGAATGCCGCACGACCGGTAAAATGTCGCCGCTGATGGATGCCCCCCGCACGACGATCTCGCTCGGCCCGTTCGAGCTCTCGATCCGGCGCAACGAGGAGGGCAGGCGGGTCGGACTGCCAGGCTCGGTCGGCGTCCACATCCTGATCCTCGCGCTTGCGCTCCTCATCTCGGCGCACACCGCGAAGACGGCGCGCGAAAAGGAAAAGGTCCTCGCGCAGGAAACGCCGATCCCGATCACGTTCGTGAGCCCGATCCCGGAGCCGCAAGTCCCGAAGCCGCCGGCGCCGAAGGCGCCCCCCGTCGACATGCGCAAGATTCCACCGCAGGCGGCGAACAAGCCTCTGCGCATGCAGCCGGTTCCCGAGGTCACATCCGCGCCACGTCCGAAGACCGACGCCAAGACTCACCAGAGCTCCGGTCTGCACGATACGAGGCCGGCCGGCGGCCAGGCCGGCGGCCCGCTTCCGCAGCCCACGACCGGCGCCCCCGAAGCGCAGGCGGATGCGAATCCGGCGTCGCCGCTCGACGAGTCGAAGGATCTCCAGGGACGGCTCCAGGATTTCCGGCACGCGCTCGAGGCGCCGCGGCCGCCTTCTCCCAAGGGACCGAAAGGCGGGGGAACGGGGCTGGGCGGGATCAGGATGCCTGCGCTTCCGCAGACCGGTTATGACTTCGGCAACCTCCAGTTCGAGAACAGCGGCGAGTACGACTGGGAAGACTACGGACGCCAGATCTACTACGTGATCTGGGCCGAATGGCATCGCCAGCTCCTCGGCACGTCGAATCTCTTCGAGCGCTGGTCCGCCGAGCGTCGCATCGCCCTCTTGAATCACCAGGCCCGCGTTCGCTTCACGATCGCGCGATCGGGGCAGGTCACGGACGTCGCCGTCGAGGTCGGCTCCGCCTGCGTTCCCTTGGACGACTCGGCGGCGAACGCGCTGAAGGCGGTGATCCTCCCGCCGCTGCCCGAGGACTACAAGCGCGACTCGGAGACGATTCACGCCACCTTCCGGGCGGAAGGACCGATCCACGGCATGGGCTCGTACCTCCAGCAGCTCCGCGACTATTGCACCTGCTTCTAGGCCCCGTCGTTGACGCCCCTCGGGCGCACCCACTACGATGCGGACGTGCGCGATGAATTGATCCACGACTGGAACGTCGAAAGCGACGCCGGGCGTTCGGGCCCAGTCCTCCTCGACGATGAAACGCTCCGTGACGGGCTGCAGTCGCCCTCGGTGACCGATCCCGCGATCGAGGCGAAGCGCCGGCTGCTCCATCTGATGGACGAGCTCGGCATCGACACCGCGGACATCGGGCTCCCCGGTGCCGGTCCGAGAGCCGAAGCGGACGTGCTCGCGCTCGCCCAGGAGATCGCGGCGGCGAAGCTCCGGATCGAGGCGAATTGCGCCGCGCGCACGATGGTGCGCGACATCGAGCCGATCGCGCGCGTGACGCAGAAGACCGGCGTGCCGATCGAGGCGTGCCTCTTCATCGGCTCGTCGCCGATCCGCCAGTACGCGGAGGGGTGGGACGAGGAGTTCCTCGTCCGCCAGTCGGTCGACGCGATCGCGTACGCGGTGAAGCAGGGTCTGCGCGTCATGTACGTGACCGAGGACACCACGCGTGCCCGGCCGGAGACGGTCCGCCGCCTTTACGGGGAGGCGGTGCGGGCCGGCGCATCACGGGTCTGCATCGCCGACACGACCGGCCATGCGACCCCCGAGGGGGCACGGCGTCTCGTGCGCTTCGTTCGCGGCGTCCTCGACGAGGCCGGCGGCACGGCGATCGGCGTCGACTGGCACGGTCATCGCGATCGCGGGATGGGGCTCGCGAACGCGATCGCGGCGTTCGAGGCGGGGGCGACACGGGTCCACGGCACCGCGCTCGGCATCGGTGAGCGTTGCGGGAACGCCGAGATGGATCTGCTCCTCGTCAATTTGAGGCTCCTGGGATGGATCGACCGCCCGCTCACGAAGCTGGGCGACTACTGCCGCACCGCCTCCGAAGCGCTCGGCATCCCGATTCCGGACAATTACCCGGTCATCGGACAGGACGCGTTCGAGACCGCGACCGGCGTGCACGCGGCGGCGGTCATCAAGGCGTACAAGAAAGGCGACGCGTGGCTCGCCGATAGGATCTACTCGGGCGTGCCCGCCGCCGACTTCGGCTTCCGCCAGTCGATCCGGATCGGTCCGATGAGCGGGAAGTCGAATGTGATCTGGTGGCTTGAGAGCCGCGGCATGGAGCCGACCGAAGAGCGCGTCGACCGGATCGTCGCCGCGGCGAAGGGCTCGGACCGCCTTCTCGAGGATGTCGAGATCCAGGCTCTCGTCTGATGACGGACACTTTCCGGGCGTTCCACTTCCGCGAGGAAGTCCAGCGCGCGCTCGACGAGGCCGGCTATGAAGCGCCGACACCGATCCAGGCGCAGGCGCTGCCGCTCATCCTCGCCGGCCACGATCTCGTCGGCATCGCGCAGACCGGGACCGGCAAGACGCTCGCCTATCTGCTCCCGATCCTCCAAGCGAACCGCCCGTCGGCGGACGGTCCACAGGCGGTCGTCGTGTGTCCGACGCGCGAGCTCGCGATCCAGGTCGCGGGAGAGGCGGAACGTTTCGGCAAGCACGTGGGGTTCCGCACCGTGCTCGCCTACGGCGGGACCTCGTCGGGCCACCAGAAGCAGGAGATCAACCAGGGCTGCGATCTGCTCGTCGCGACGCCCGGACGCCTCCTCGACTTCCTCAACCAAGCGTGGCTTTCGCTGCGACGCGTGCGCTTCCTCGTCCTCGACGAGGCCGACCGCATGCTCGACATGGGATTCATCAACGACGTCGATGCGATCGTACGGAAGGCGCCGATGAGCCGGCAGACGCTCCTCTTCTCAGCGACCTTCCCCGACGAGATCAAACGCCTGGCCGACCGCTACCTCCTGCACCCGGAGACGGTCCGCATCGATGCCGTCATCCGCGTCAAGGAATCGGTCGACCACGCGTTCATCGAGGTCGCGGGCCGACAGAAGGTCGAGGCGCTCATGGCGCTCCTCGACCGCGACCGGCCGGCGAAATGCCTCGTCTTCACCGCGACGCGGGAGATGACCTCCGAGCTGACGCGGCGACTGCGGACGCGCAACCACGAGGTCGTGTCGCTCTCGAGCCTCTTGAGCCAGTCCAACCGCGAGCGCGCACTCACCGCGTTCCGCACGGGAGTGTTCGACGTGCTCGTCGCCACGGACGTCGCGGCGCGCGGCCTCGACATCGACGACATCGACCTGGTCGTGAACTTCGACGTGCCGATGCACGCCGAGGAGTACGTGCACCGCATCGGAAGGACCGGCCGCGCCCACCGTGAGGGCCGCGCGTTTACGTTCGTCTCCGAGCTCGACGCGCGCCGCGCCCGGCAGATCGAGGACCTCCTCGGGCACCCGGTCGCGCGCGAGACGATCGACGGGTTCGAAGCGGCCGCTCCCGCGGAGGGCCGCAGCGGAAAGCCTCGGGAGAGGGGACGCTCGCACGGGTCCGGCCACGGCCACGGCGGACAGCGCGGCGGCCGCGGACGAGGTCCCCGCCGTCGTGGGAGCGGGACACCGCCGGCGTCGTGACGCATCCCGGGACGCTGCGCATCGTCGCCGGACGCCTCAAGGGCCGAAAGATCCCGGTGCCCGCCGATCCGGAGCTCAGGCCGACCGGCGACCGCGTCCGCGAGGCGCTGTTCAACATCCTCGGCCAAGACCTGACCGGTTTCCGCGTGCTCGACCTCTACGCGGGTACCGGAGCCCTCGGGTTCGAAGCGTTGAGCCGCGGCGCTTCGGGTGTGGTGTTCGTCGAGGCGTCGCCGCGCACGGCAGCCGCCATCCGCCAGAGCGCCGAGACGCTGGGAGTCGCCCTCGAGTGCCGGATCTTTGCCGGCCGGGTCGAGCAGGTCCTCGATCGGACGAAGCTCGGCGGGCCGTTCGAGATCGTCCTGGCGGATCCTCCCTATCGCGAAGAGGCTGGTGCCGGCATCGTCGAGGCGATCGACGCAGGGCGCGTCCTCGGCCTCCACGGGACCCTCGTCGTCGAACGCGAGTCGCGCTCAGCCGCCCCAGAGGGGACGGTCGGCCTCAAGCGCTTCCGGACGGCGAAGTACGGCCGGACCTCCCTGGATTTCTTTAAGTATTAGAAGCATCCAGGACTGTCTGGCTCGGGCGTTGAATTCCCGACCGGCCTGCCTATATTTGGCCGCGGTCAGCTTCTTGCTCGGACGAAGGAGTCGTCGATGAGAATCCCGGTCAGGGTTGGGGTGACGGTTCTGGCCTTCCTTGTCGCGGCGCTGCCGCTCATGGCCGCCGAGGGCGAGCCCGCGTCGGCGGATTCGACGATCAAGCCGGCCGCACCGGCGGCGGATCAAGCCGCACCGGCGGACTCGACGATCAAGCCGGCGGCAACGGCGGAGGCGGCCGCACCGGCCGAATCGACGGC is from Candidatus Polarisedimenticolaceae bacterium and encodes:
- a CDS encoding serine hydrolase domain-containing protein, with the protein product MSLREFLEGEIRAGAMPAAAWWVGDGTRTIDEGAAGHAVLTPHEEKAGSDTAFDLASLTKPIATALVALLEGLELEATLGACFPELARGPFADRTLRETGTHRARLPAWLPLYAWGSTREAYVAAIASAKAGPAGETVYSDLGYLLLGFALASSSGRPLDRLFDERIAKPLALERTGFPGTGSRFARAAATERGNAYERRLAGDLAAGCEFRSALIRGHVHDGNAWALGGVAGHAGLFGTAKEVGSITRALLDPRPLGVGAELLTPLWAADTAPGARTFGFHRAADTESVRGVLPDDAVGHFGFTGTSLWIDRSRPRIYVLLTNRVHPDVPGVDFTRTRRGFHERAAAL
- a CDS encoding TonB C-terminal domain-containing protein, which translates into the protein MDAPRTTISLGPFELSIRRNEEGRRVGLPGSVGVHILILALALLISAHTAKTAREKEKVLAQETPIPITFVSPIPEPQVPKPPAPKAPPVDMRKIPPQAANKPLRMQPVPEVTSAPRPKTDAKTHQSSGLHDTRPAGGQAGGPLPQPTTGAPEAQADANPASPLDESKDLQGRLQDFRHALEAPRPPSPKGPKGGGTGLGGIRMPALPQTGYDFGNLQFENSGEYDWEDYGRQIYYVIWAEWHRQLLGTSNLFERWSAERRIALLNHQARVRFTIARSGQVTDVAVEVGSACVPLDDSAANALKAVILPPLPEDYKRDSETIHATFRAEGPIHGMGSYLQQLRDYCTCF
- a CDS encoding LeuA family protein is translated as MRDELIHDWNVESDAGRSGPVLLDDETLRDGLQSPSVTDPAIEAKRRLLHLMDELGIDTADIGLPGAGPRAEADVLALAQEIAAAKLRIEANCAARTMVRDIEPIARVTQKTGVPIEACLFIGSSPIRQYAEGWDEEFLVRQSVDAIAYAVKQGLRVMYVTEDTTRARPETVRRLYGEAVRAGASRVCIADTTGHATPEGARRLVRFVRGVLDEAGGTAIGVDWHGHRDRGMGLANAIAAFEAGATRVHGTALGIGERCGNAEMDLLLVNLRLLGWIDRPLTKLGDYCRTASEALGIPIPDNYPVIGQDAFETATGVHAAAVIKAYKKGDAWLADRIYSGVPAADFGFRQSIRIGPMSGKSNVIWWLESRGMEPTEERVDRIVAAAKGSDRLLEDVEIQALV
- a CDS encoding DEAD/DEAH box helicase, encoding MTDTFRAFHFREEVQRALDEAGYEAPTPIQAQALPLILAGHDLVGIAQTGTGKTLAYLLPILQANRPSADGPQAVVVCPTRELAIQVAGEAERFGKHVGFRTVLAYGGTSSGHQKQEINQGCDLLVATPGRLLDFLNQAWLSLRRVRFLVLDEADRMLDMGFINDVDAIVRKAPMSRQTLLFSATFPDEIKRLADRYLLHPETVRIDAVIRVKESVDHAFIEVAGRQKVEALMALLDRDRPAKCLVFTATREMTSELTRRLRTRNHEVVSLSSLLSQSNRERALTAFRTGVFDVLVATDVAARGLDIDDIDLVVNFDVPMHAEEYVHRIGRTGRAHREGRAFTFVSELDARRARQIEDLLGHPVARETIDGFEAAAPAEGRSGKPRERGRSHGSGHGHGGQRGGRGRGPRRRGSGTPPAS
- the rsmD gene encoding 16S rRNA (guanine(966)-N(2))-methyltransferase RsmD, coding for MTHPGTLRIVAGRLKGRKIPVPADPELRPTGDRVREALFNILGQDLTGFRVLDLYAGTGALGFEALSRGASGVVFVEASPRTAAAIRQSAETLGVALECRIFAGRVEQVLDRTKLGGPFEIVLADPPYREEAGAGIVEAIDAGRVLGLHGTLVVERESRSAAPEGTVGLKRFRTAKYGRTSLDFFKY